The following are encoded in a window of Arctopsyche grandis isolate Sample6627 chromosome 2, ASM5162203v2, whole genome shotgun sequence genomic DNA:
- the LOC143922039 gene encoding uncharacterized protein LOC143922039 yields MLLSGANRTFGGNSTFVAGPDRPGEGSDEDAAMAASLRPDEPPEVGDVATGRVHEVRREWIVRTDEQFARRVQDDEIVHHLNDNRNRNEQIREDFPTAAAVQAKQDNIARIEQQIRQQLVDDDAKLARELHSVLSHESKKNSSRKASKTPKNIVNSNVSHKHGSSINGVINEFSEPVASSSKATKSSKRSSNQRHSHPEESIRSKVLSNNMEASSSSFDECFEELTEIGRALGEPSDVLIKEKERLLQEEKDAEMARNLESGSEEIESRDLILAQILQEKEYERANRHQKTHSVVVPDTYSVPRDLVRGGNNSNKYSNDVGLSENMDNNDPQYMEPIHNMKSSKHSNSENHKKPKKHTKAPKLPLRSAFCEQQSIHNFENDYSEDPHYMEVLADESVVLESANGVNISRSLHRMPPETPQITGRPRLEEPIPPPSMPGKILKKHFFLLRIITIYWNHLRFANNIL; encoded by the exons ATGTTACTCTCCGGTGCGAATCGAACTTTTGGCGGAAATTCGACTTTCGTCGCTGGTCCAGACCGCCCCGGAGAGGGAAGCGACGAAGACGCGGCCATGGCGGCGAGCCTGCGCCCCGACGAACCCCCCGAGGTGGGCGATGTCGCCACCGGCCGCGTCCACGAAG TTCGTCGAGAGTGGATAGTTCGTACAGACGAACAATTCGCACGGCGGGTGCAAGATGATGAAA TCGTCCATCATCTGAATGACAATAGAAATCGGAACGAACAGATAAGAGAAGACTTCCCGACAGCGGCTGCAGTTCAAGCGAAGCAAGACAACATAGCACGTATCGAACAACAAATAAGACAGCAGTT AGTTGATGACGACGCCAAATTAGCCAGAGAATTGCACAGCGTCTTATCTCACGAATCTAAAAAGAATTCGTCCAGAAAAGCCTCGAAAACTCCAAAG AATATTGTTAATTCAAACGTTAGTCATAAACACGGATCTTCTATTAACGGCGTGATAAACGAATTTTCGGAACCCGTAGCCTCTAGTAGCAAAGCGACAAAGAGCAGCAAGAGAAGTTCAAATCAGCGGCATTCGCATCCAGAGGAAAGTATT AGAAGTAAAGTATTATCTAACAACATGGAAGCGTCGTCGTCGTCATTTGATGAGTGTTTCGAAGAACTTACAGAGATTGGAAGAGCTTTAGGAGAGCCAAGTGACGTTCtaataaaagaaaaagagaGATTGCTGCAGGAAGAAAAGGATGCT GAAATGGCGCGTAATCTTGAAAGCggtagtgaagagattgaatctAGAGATCTCATATTAGCTCAGATCCTGCAAGAAAAG GAATACGAGCGAGCCAATCGACATCAAAAAACACATAGTGTTGTAGTTCCAGATACTTACAGTGTACCTCGAGATCTTGTTCGCG GCGGAAATAACTCGAATAAGTATTCAAACGATGTTGGATTATCTGAAAATATGGATAATAATGATCCACAATACATGGAACCGATTCACAACATGAAAAGCTCTAAACATTCGAATTCCGAGAATCACAAAAAGCCTAAAAAGCATACCAAAGCTCCCAAATTACCACTACGCTCAGC atTCTGCGAACAGCAATCTATTC ATAATTTTGAGAATGATTACTCTGAAGATCCTCATTATATGGAAGTGTTGGCCGATGAGAGCGTCGTATTAGAGTCTGCGAATGGTGTGAATATTTCTCGAAGTCTCCACCGTATGCCTCCAGAAACGCCCCAAATTACAGGCCGTCCCAG ACTTGAAGAGCCCATTCCTCCCCCTTCAATGCCAggtaagatattaaaaaaacatttttttttattgagaattattactatttattggaACCATCTAAGATTcgcaaataatatattataa